The Caldilineales bacterium region CAGCTCATGGTCGAGGTGATCTGTCTGTTGCTGACCATCTGGCTGGCATGAAGGTGGCACAGCCCCGAAACCCAATCTGGATCGCGCTGCTCTCACACAAATGAGATTTCCCGATTTCACTCTATCAAATCTTCAAGCGCAAGAAAGGAATATGCACAATGAAAGCGATTGTCTGTACAAGATACGGCCCCCCTGACGCACTTCAGTTCCAAGAGGTGGCAAAACCTGCACCCACAGCGGATGAAGTGCTGGTCAAGATTCATGCGGCCTCCATCAATATGTTCGACTGGCATCTGCTGACCGCTGACATCCCAATGGTGCGCCTGATGGGCGGAGGGCTGCGCCGGCCCAAGGTGACGATCCCCGGCGAGGACATCGCCGGGCGGATCGAAGCGACTGGCAGCAACGTCAAGCAGTTTCGGCCAGGCGATGACGTCTTCGGGGACATATCGGCGTGTGATGGCGGCGGTTTTGCCGAGTATGTCGCGCTGCCTGAGCGTGCCCTGGCGCTGAAACCGACCACGCTATCTTTCGAGGAGGCCGCGGCTGTCCCTATGGCGGCCCTCACCGCCCTGCAGGGTCTGCGGGATCACGGGAAGATTCAAGCGGGGCAAAAGGTGCTGATCAACGGGGCGTCGGGCGGGGTGGGGACGTTTGCGGTGCAGATCGCCAAAGCCTTCGGCGCTGAGGTCACGGCCGTGTGCAGCACACCCAACCTGGATCTGGCGCGCACGCTGGGGGCCGACCGAGTCATTGACTACACCCAAGAAGATTTCACCCGCTCCGGGCAGACGTATGACCTGATCTTCGCCGCC contains the following coding sequences:
- a CDS encoding NAD(P)-dependent alcohol dehydrogenase; its protein translation is MKAIVCTRYGPPDALQFQEVAKPAPTADEVLVKIHAASINMFDWHLLTADIPMVRLMGGGLRRPKVTIPGEDIAGRIEATGSNVKQFRPGDDVFGDISACDGGGFAEYVALPERALALKPTTLSFEEAAAVPMAALTALQGLRDHGKIQAGQKVLINGASGGVGTFAVQIAKAFGAEVTAVCSTPNLDLARTLGADRVIDYTQEDFTRSGQTYDLIFAANGYHPLAAYKRALTPQGIYAMAGGKPGQIFQAMLLGRWLSERGGKQLGGFTAHANQKDLVILKELLEARKVAPVIDRRYPLSETAEALRYLGAGHARGKVVITVVESK